A DNA window from Helianthus annuus cultivar XRQ/B chromosome 15, HanXRQr2.0-SUNRISE, whole genome shotgun sequence contains the following coding sequences:
- the LOC110912219 gene encoding transcription termination factor MTERF5, chloroplastic isoform X2: protein MKAFSLFRTSDTLSLFAAASPAVSSRTQLSFPQRLVFCRAETDGSVSLVNVPPSLLLAEREEAKAVLHMFLTNQGMNRINAARKMKKLDLFVDHLMLRLHTVYKTRYLVGRELTTPEIRDALIPYLEELVEEHGDSFVEVLEYFPIPLVKEKSVETMQKPPSNVTETSTMPVSTVSEPTTSSKKPTTTTRASNIDDTPNLPPHIVYLEQLGMERDVIKEVIRKFPAFGYYSLEGKIKPVVEFLLDLGIAKSDIPVIISKRPQLCGISLSDNLIPTMAFLEDLGVDKKKWAKVIQRFPALLTYSRSKLQATVDYFYEMGLSSQDVGKVLTRYPSIISYSVEEKLRPTAEYFSSIGVNPAVLMSRCPQAFGLSIESSLKPVTEFFLQKGYHIADFALMASRYGALYTISVEDNLLPKWEYFLTMEYPKTELVKFPQYFGYSLEERIKPRHEIVRESGVRLLLNQVLSLSDEDFQKLVKRKVKKKNACA from the exons ATGAAGGCTTTCTCTCTCTTCCGCACCTCCGACACCCTCTCGCTCTTCGCTGCAGCCTCTCCGGCGGTATCTTCCCG GACCCAGCTTTCTTTCCCTCAGAGGCTCGTCTTCTGCCGGGCAGAAACCG ATGGGTCGGTAAGCTTAGTAAACGTGCCTCCAAGTCTGCTATTAGCCGAAAGAGAAGAGGCTAAGGCTGTGTTGCACATGTTTTTGACAAATCAAGGCATGAATCGTATAAATGCAGCCCGAAAGATGAAAAAGTTGGACCTTTTCGTTGATCACCTTATGTTGAGACTTCACACTGTTTACAAAACCCGATATTTAGTAG GACGAGAACTCACTACTCCTGAAATCCGAGACGCTCTCATCCCGTACCTAGAAGAGCTTGTTGAGGAGCATGGGGACAGTTTTGTCGAAGTACTAGAATACTTTCCGATTCCGCTAGTCAAAGAAAAATCAGTGGAAACCATGCAAAAACCACCCTCTAATGTTACCGAAACTTCAACTATGCCCGTCTCTACAGTTTCAGAACCGACCACCAGCTCGAAAAAACCAACCACCACCACACGAGCAAGTAATATTGATGATACACCAAATCTCCCACCACACATTGTTTATCTCGAACAACTTGGCATGGAGCGTGATGTCATTAAGGAAGTAATTAGAAAATTCCCGGCTTTCGGTTACTACAGTTTGGAGGGAAAAATCAAACCCGTTGTCGAGTTCCTTCTTGACCTCGGTATAGCAAAGTCAGATATCCCCGTGATTATCAGTAAACGACCGCAGTTATGTGGTATTAGTCTATCCGATAATTTAATCCCGACGATGGCATTTTTAGAAGATTTAGGGGTTGACAAGAAAAAATGGGCGAAAGTTATTCAACGGTTTCCCGCGCTTCTCACTTATAGCAGATCGAAATTACAAGCAACTGTGGATTATTTTTACGAAATGGGGCTTTCTTCTCAAGATGTCGGGAAAGTGCTAACGCGTTACCCGTCGATCATAAGTTACAGCGTGGAAGAGAAGCTACGGCCCACAGCTGAATATTTTTCTTCAATAGGAGTTAACCCTGCGGTTCTTATGTCTCGTTGTCCGCAAGCTTTTGGTCTTAGCATCGAGTCGAGTTTGAAGCCGGTTACCGAGTTTTTCTTGCAGAAAGGATACCATATCGCGGATTTTGCACTGATGGCTTCTAGATATGGAGCTCTTTATACTATTAGCGTGGAAGATAACTTGTTACCGAAATGGGAATACTTTTTGACGATGGAGTATCCGAAAACCGAACTGGTTAAGTTTCCTCAGTATTTCGGGTACAGTTTGGAGGAGCGGATTAAACCGAGGCATGAAATTGTTAGAGAGAGTGGGGTGAGGCTGCTGTTGAACCAGGTGTTGTCGCTTTCGGATGAAGACTTTCAGAAACTTGTTAAGAGAAAAGTGAAGAAAAAGAACGCGTGTGCGTGA
- the LOC110912219 gene encoding transcription termination factor MTERF5, chloroplastic isoform X1, producing the protein MKAFSLFRTSDTLSLFAAASPAVSSRSYNFRTQLSFPQRLVFCRAETDGSVSLVNVPPSLLLAEREEAKAVLHMFLTNQGMNRINAARKMKKLDLFVDHLMLRLHTVYKTRYLVGRELTTPEIRDALIPYLEELVEEHGDSFVEVLEYFPIPLVKEKSVETMQKPPSNVTETSTMPVSTVSEPTTSSKKPTTTTRASNIDDTPNLPPHIVYLEQLGMERDVIKEVIRKFPAFGYYSLEGKIKPVVEFLLDLGIAKSDIPVIISKRPQLCGISLSDNLIPTMAFLEDLGVDKKKWAKVIQRFPALLTYSRSKLQATVDYFYEMGLSSQDVGKVLTRYPSIISYSVEEKLRPTAEYFSSIGVNPAVLMSRCPQAFGLSIESSLKPVTEFFLQKGYHIADFALMASRYGALYTISVEDNLLPKWEYFLTMEYPKTELVKFPQYFGYSLEERIKPRHEIVRESGVRLLLNQVLSLSDEDFQKLVKRKVKKKNACA; encoded by the exons ATGAAGGCTTTCTCTCTCTTCCGCACCTCCGACACCCTCTCGCTCTTCGCTGCAGCCTCTCCGGCGGTATCTTCCCG TTCATATAATTTCAGGACCCAGCTTTCTTTCCCTCAGAGGCTCGTCTTCTGCCGGGCAGAAACCG ATGGGTCGGTAAGCTTAGTAAACGTGCCTCCAAGTCTGCTATTAGCCGAAAGAGAAGAGGCTAAGGCTGTGTTGCACATGTTTTTGACAAATCAAGGCATGAATCGTATAAATGCAGCCCGAAAGATGAAAAAGTTGGACCTTTTCGTTGATCACCTTATGTTGAGACTTCACACTGTTTACAAAACCCGATATTTAGTAG GACGAGAACTCACTACTCCTGAAATCCGAGACGCTCTCATCCCGTACCTAGAAGAGCTTGTTGAGGAGCATGGGGACAGTTTTGTCGAAGTACTAGAATACTTTCCGATTCCGCTAGTCAAAGAAAAATCAGTGGAAACCATGCAAAAACCACCCTCTAATGTTACCGAAACTTCAACTATGCCCGTCTCTACAGTTTCAGAACCGACCACCAGCTCGAAAAAACCAACCACCACCACACGAGCAAGTAATATTGATGATACACCAAATCTCCCACCACACATTGTTTATCTCGAACAACTTGGCATGGAGCGTGATGTCATTAAGGAAGTAATTAGAAAATTCCCGGCTTTCGGTTACTACAGTTTGGAGGGAAAAATCAAACCCGTTGTCGAGTTCCTTCTTGACCTCGGTATAGCAAAGTCAGATATCCCCGTGATTATCAGTAAACGACCGCAGTTATGTGGTATTAGTCTATCCGATAATTTAATCCCGACGATGGCATTTTTAGAAGATTTAGGGGTTGACAAGAAAAAATGGGCGAAAGTTATTCAACGGTTTCCCGCGCTTCTCACTTATAGCAGATCGAAATTACAAGCAACTGTGGATTATTTTTACGAAATGGGGCTTTCTTCTCAAGATGTCGGGAAAGTGCTAACGCGTTACCCGTCGATCATAAGTTACAGCGTGGAAGAGAAGCTACGGCCCACAGCTGAATATTTTTCTTCAATAGGAGTTAACCCTGCGGTTCTTATGTCTCGTTGTCCGCAAGCTTTTGGTCTTAGCATCGAGTCGAGTTTGAAGCCGGTTACCGAGTTTTTCTTGCAGAAAGGATACCATATCGCGGATTTTGCACTGATGGCTTCTAGATATGGAGCTCTTTATACTATTAGCGTGGAAGATAACTTGTTACCGAAATGGGAATACTTTTTGACGATGGAGTATCCGAAAACCGAACTGGTTAAGTTTCCTCAGTATTTCGGGTACAGTTTGGAGGAGCGGATTAAACCGAGGCATGAAATTGTTAGAGAGAGTGGGGTGAGGCTGCTGTTGAACCAGGTGTTGTCGCTTTCGGATGAAGACTTTCAGAAACTTGTTAAGAGAAAAGTGAAGAAAAAGAACGCGTGTGCGTGA